The sequence below is a genomic window from Gossypium hirsutum isolate 1008001.06 chromosome A11, Gossypium_hirsutum_v2.1, whole genome shotgun sequence.
AAATACACTTCTCCGACATTCGTTGCAACTCTGTTCAACACGATTCCTTCCTGGACTTTTATAATTGCTGTCATACTCAGGTAGAGTGTAAAACTCTATATATGCACTGCCTCAGTGCCTCTTTCGTTAAACCTTTATAAATGAACAGTTTAAAAGAGATTTTCATAAACACTGTCCTTTATGTTTGCGGTGCAGGTTGGAGGTTGTCAATGTAAAGAACCCTCGTGGGATGGCTAAAATCCTTGGAACCTTAATATCCCTTGCAGGGGTAACTACCATCACTTTGTACAAAGGGCCTGCAGTGCAAAGGTTGTCAGCTGCTATAGTTCACATAAACAGACATTCGGGTTCCGTTCATGAGAACTGGGTGAAAGGACCTATTCTGACAGTGGCGAGTTGCATAACATGGGCCATATGGTACATTCTTCAGGTAATCAATTAGTAGTAACTTTAAATGATGCCATGTACTAAAATGTTAGTGTACAAAATAACTAAGGAGTTGATCGCTGAAAATGTTTAGGCAATTACTTTGAAGAAATATCCAACACAAGTGTCACTAGCAGCATGGATGAACGGTATCGGGGGAGCACAATCGGCAGTCTTTGCAGTGTGCTTACAGCACGAGGCATCAGCATGGTCAATCAAAATGTTCAGTGTTAATTTCTGGTTCATTACATATTCTGTAAGTAATTCCATGGCTCTTAAAACCAGTTTAAATGCATTCATTCACAATTCATGTCCTAAGCCTGGTAGGATGAAAACTAAAAATTCCAGGGAATATGCTCTGCTGTTTTTGTCTGCCTTCAAATTTGGTGCATGAAAGAGAAAGGACCGGTGTTTGTCGCCATGTTTAACTCTCTTCAAACAGTTATGGTGGTGGTTCTAGCATATTTAGTTCTTGGTGAAAGACTATACACAGGCAGGTAAAATGTAAaagtcaattttacattttaaactTGCAAAAAGAAATATAAACACACCTCTTTACTTTCACTTGATCATTCAGCATTATAGGTGGATTCCTCGTTATCATTGGCCTATACTTGCTGTTGTGGGGCAAGGATAGAGAGCAGTCTTACAACAAGAGCCAAGAATCACATTGTAATGAGATAATGGTATCTGACATGGAGGAGTTGGCTTCACTGGAAAAAGATGAACCGTGAAGGAAACAAAAATGGCTTCGGACAACAGAGGATGGCATGCCATAGCAAATGAATTTGACTTACTTTTAGTAGCTTGCAGGAGAAGTAAATTAAGCCCAGAGAGCAATGtcaagtattaaaaaaaaaaaaaccaacttaTATCTATGTTTGTCTATAATTTAATGTGGAATTTGCATTGTTGTAATCAAACATGATGATCAAGGTCAAATACACTTCTACAATCCAAAGCctgtcttattattattattattattattattattattattattttcttttggacTCATAACTAAACAAAGAGTCCATTAAAGATTGCACCCAAAAACAAGTTGTCGCTTGCCCTTTGGAATCCTTAAGGAACCAACATGGAGGTGGGTACAAGGGAGATTTCTACAGAACCTACGCTTTTAGTGGATTGGTATTAAGAATAAGGGAATCTTATAATCTGGAACTTTCTTATCCAAGACTATCTCACTTTCTAACttatacaaattaaaatatatggtcTGGTGTTTGAAACATGTGAGTGAAACCACATCTTCATTACAGTCACAAAAATCGGATTTGTCACACCCTAAATCTGATGGCTCCGAGAAGAAGACATGTAGAGTGGAAATTATTTCTTTGACATAGTATAATCCGCCAATAAACAGTCTGGCAGATTAGAGTTTGGTGTAAAGTATCCATCGTAGAAGTAATTAAAGACTTTATTTTAGGGTATTTTGCTATTTAAGAAAGGAGTATGATAAACGAAGAGTGAGCCTGGTGAGAATTACTGCCAAATGTATAATAGGTCCAGTTTGCCTCAGCTGCTAATTGGGTTTTGTAATGTGATCTGATTAGGAGCCAACTGACTTGACTGCTCAAATAGCATATATAcatgatttttatttatatttctcttAGATTTTGTAGGCCATTTATTAGGATAAATTATGGATACAATCGACACTTGTCAAGTTCCATTAAGGGGAACTGAGTGTGTATATATGTGGTGAGAAGAGTTTGTCtggatggtttttcttccttCAATATAATTATTTGGTTCTTTTTCTTGAACTTAAATGTTCTCTCTTCCTTATTAAGCTCGAAGCTAAGGTTTTTGAATTATTCAGTGGGTGTTCCACCTCATGGTAAGTCTGATAGCTCTTCatgttaagtttttgaaagaataatGTTGTTAAGAAGCATATAAACAAAATGATATGAATAAGAGACCTTGCATGGGGTCGTCTATAGATGAGATGATAACAAATTatctaaaaatgatttttaatagtGAATCCATATTCTTTTTAACAGTTGCTGCTGCTATTGGTTCGAGAAGAATGTTTAAGTTTGGAACTCCAAGCTATAGTATAGGTGAATATCAGGTGAGTTTCTACCCTAACTTTTGCATGTAAACTGTTcaagtagatatatatatgataataatatctCGGATAACTGGTAAGTGTGTATGGAAAGTATTGTAAAGATTTTGAATGTGTAAAGATGATATTTGTGAAGTACTATTTGAATAAGAAGTTAAATGGTAAGAATGCATTTGAAATCTGATATGAGAAAGTAAAAATCAGTCAAGTATGTGAACGAATCTAGTTAAGTAACTTCTGAGTAAAACATCCGTTTGTGATTCTTCTAATATGGCAATCATATTGTTAACCAGACTGGCAAATCACGATAAAAAGATATGTATAAGTCCATGTAGTTGAGACTTATGGTATAGTATGATTACGAAAACACTCACGGTGATGTCTCCAGTGAAATGAAGATTGGACTGTCAGATTGTGACACGAGTATGTGTAAGTCCATGTGGTTGAGACCCATgacataatataataatgatagtATTCATGGTGATGCCTTCGGTGAAATGTAAACCGGACTAGAAGATCACggcatgaaaatatgtataagtCCATGAGGGAGAAAATCATGACACCTTCTGTGAAAATCCGTCGGGACAGTAAACATGTGACTCTGTGTGGCATGATTTGCTAAGCCTTAGTGACGTATTCTGTATTGCCTATATGGCCAATCCCATAACGCAGTGGCTTATTCAATGATGTTTGTATGAAAGAATCTGGTTATCTGCCATTATGGCAAGATTCGAGTAGGTTTCAAGATTTTTCGATAGATAATTCTATGATAATGATCTGATATGTCTAAAGCTAACTTGGTTGGTTAGTCTAGAGATGAAATTGAATAAGTTTTAAAGAGGCATTTCTTGAAAGAAAGTATGTATCAATATTTCTAAAGAGAGAATCCACCATAGTAGTCTGTTAGTATAAGGTATTGCAATATCTATAGTTATGAAAGGTATAAGTGTTTGTTGGTCTAAGTTTGTCTACACTATGTAGAGATGAAATCTGAGTTATCTAGCATTCGTCATATTTGAATAGTTTCATGTCTCGTTCTAAGGTTATCTGGAACTTGAGTTGTTTGTCAATTTAGGCGTTCTTGTGTTATGTAACATAGATGTTTGGAGTTCGTTTGGATGGTCTGGAATGTTTCATCATAAATATGAGTTTGATTTGGGTTTGATTCAAGATATAATCTAATTGATAATCTGATAGTTATCAAATTCAGTATGAGAATCCACCAAATGTAAGATCAGTTTGTAGTTATCTGCCAAAGAGTAGCATCTATGAATAACCATTCTGGAAAAAATGTTAAGTGTTTGTTTGAAGATAAATCCGTCGAAAGTGGACTTTGTATAAATATTCTTCTGGAAGATACTTTTGTTGTACTAGGAAGGAATAAGATATGTATCATCCGGTAAGATCTAGAGTTAGCCAATAGGTGAAGCGGAAGTTAGCACGTTAAGTATGGTAGCTGGCGTATAGGTATATATAAGATATTATGAAAGTATCCGCCAAGGACAGAGATGTGATCCAGAATTTTTAAGATATGAATTCAACTAGAAAGGTTCCAAGGTATTCTGTGCTaaaaactcactaagttcgcGTAAACTTACaaaatgtttgtttttgtttcagGTCCTGTTGTGAGATTGAGTTTGCCTAGAGGGACCAAGTTAGGAATGCATCAAGGAAATGACGAGTTGAGTTTTTATGCATACAAAGGATATCTTAGGAGTAAGATATATAGTATACTACGCTAAGAATAGTCTATCTTAAATGAACTTTTGTGTTGTAATGTGTTACATTATTTTAAGAGTCTATTGTATTCTTAAAtgttttctttattaattttatttagaaaatatttaataatacaaaaataaatatgttgAAAAAGGATCATAGGTAGATTACTTAAATTTTATACTAAATGTTTATATGTCATAATATCCAATATTCAAACTCAGCGATTCAAGTAAGGTCAAATAGAGGGTATTACAGAATTCACTACACAATCGCATAATGTTTTAGACCTAGATTTCCATTTCATTCTTTAATGAAAAGAAATGGACAAACGTAACTAGTCAAAAGATACAACTTATTAAAATTGCTAATACAATCAAAAGCAACATTTGAGGTTTGAGAGAGCACCGAGAAGTTCTACtcctaaaaaagagaaaaatggtgGGGAAGAAAAGGAAGAGATTTGAAGaatattaacattattaacattttaataatcATTACCTAAGTAGTGCTCTAACTTTTCAAATCCTTTGAAGAGGATACATAGATTGTCAAAAAAAAACCCACCAAAAAAAAAGGCCTGCTGTACACGGTATTATTCTAAGCACTTCAGAATTCACTTTGCAAGATGACGAGTGTGACTAAAAGGCTATAACAATGAATGATACTAACATCTTCTGGTGTCCCTTTTACTACAGACTAATCCTCCTGATGTAacagtttgtttttttttttttttactttgtttggTTTAGCTCAAATTCTTGGAAGTTTTTTTATGATATGCTTTTCACTACACTTGCTCTAATGGGAAAGTTAATTCTTGCTTGTtcataagttttttttctttacataTTTGTACCTTTCAGTGTTAGCTAAAATAATACAAAtcccagttttttttttaaaaaaaaaacaaggatactctattattaattttaatccttGTACATTGGCGCAGCCATTAATTAAAAACTGCATATGGCGTTCTGCACCACAAAATTTCACGGAGAAAAATTATTCTTACAAGATAAAACACCCAAgcatatgtatattatatatccCGAGCATATCTATATGCAGTGCAACAgaattttatatcattttcagCAACAGTTTCTAGATGCCTTTGGAGCTTTATTTATAAGCGAAGAGAACGGAGCAGCATGGACATCGTAACCCAACCAAAAAATATGGCAGGCACATTCATGACAAATTTTGCTAGCTATAAGCACCATCTAGGCATGGTTCTAGTGCAAATTTTGTCTGCAATTGTGTATTTCATTACAGAAGCTGCCTTCAATCAAGGGCTAAACACTTATGTTTATGTCAGTTATCGATTTATACTAGCCGGCTTGCTTATGTTTCCTTTGGCCTATTTTCTTGAAAGGTTGGCTTTGCAAACACTTACCCATAATTTTACCTTGTTGTACCTTTTTAAGTTATGAACACACTTGTTTTAAACAAGTCGGTTAGACACTGCGTAATTGATTTAACTTTCTTGTGCAGAAAATCCAGGCCAAAGCTGACAGTAGCAATGTTTTTGGAGATATTTTTGGTTTCTCTTATGGGGTAGGCACTATATCACGACTCTTTCACTTTTACGTAATGCTAATGAAATTCAAAGGTTTTGTACATAAAATTAAAAGCACTACAATTTTTCTTATCATATTTTTCGTAATGATGGAAAACAGGATATGTTTAACCTTCATCATGTTCTTTATAAGCATGAGGTGCACTTCTCCAACGTTCGTGGCAGCAGTGTTCAACACTGTTTCATCTTTGACTTTTCTAATTGCCATCTTGTTCAGGTTTGAGACTAGGAATCCATAAGTATTCTTAAAAGTTTATAACAGTTGAAAAAAAGGAGATTTCATGGAACAATATTCTTCATAATCTTGATGCAGGATGGAGGTGGTTGATGTAAGGAGTCATCGTGGGATGGCCAAAATCCTTGGAACCTTCATATCATTGGTAGGGGTCACCATCATCACTTTATACAAAGGACCTGCACTGCAGAACTTGTGGGGTACTCCGATTCACATGAAAAGACTTTCTATTCATGAGAATTGGGTTAAAGGGTCAATCCTTACTATTGCTAGCTGCATAACATTGTCTGCATGGTACATTATGCAGGTAACGGGTTATATATTCTCTAAAAACTAAAAGGTGATTGTAATAGTTATCTCTTAACttttatcttaaaaaaaattgtatttattcCTTGTAGACATTTACTATGAGGAAATATCCAGCACAAATGTCACTCACAGCATGGATTAGCTTCATCGGGGGAGCACAATCAGCTGTTTTTGCATTTTTAGTACAACATGAACCGGGTGTTTGGTCTGTCAAAATGTTCGGAATTGATTTTTGGGCCATTACATATTGTGTAAGTAACTTCATAGCCATTACCACAGTTtatgtacatacatacatatatatatattccaaatTCAAGTCTAAGGCCTGCTAGGATAAAAATGAATATGGCAGGGAATTATTGGCTCGGGGCTTGTCATCTTCATTCAACTATGGTGCATGAAGGAGAAAGGGCCAGTCTTTGTCTCAATGTTTAATCCTCTTCAAACACTTATAGTGGCGGTTCTAGCATACTTTGTTTTCGGTGAAAAACTGTATACAGGCAGGTAAGAagtgaataaaaaatagaaatggcAATTCAACAAGTTAAAGGTTGTAAAAGCAAAGCACTATGGATCATATGCTCATTAATTCTCTTTGACTTCATTGCTCAGCATACTAGGTGGAGTCACTGTTATCATAGGCTTATACTTGCTATTGTGGGGCAAAGAAAAAGATGAATCTTACATCAAGGGCCAAGAGCTAGAGGAGATAAAGGTAGCCGACAAGGAGGAGGTAGCTTCGGCAGTAAAAGAGGAACCATGAAGGACATCAGAGAATATTAGAATTGgcatagaaaaataaattgatttgtcATTTTCAGTAATCACAAATTGAATTAGAATTTAGTGTTTTG
It includes:
- the LOC107923270 gene encoding WAT1-related protein At1g43650, whose amino-acid sequence is MDIVTQPKNMAGTFMTNFASYKHHLGMVLVQILSAIVYFITEAAFNQGLNTYVYVSYRFILAGLLMFPLAYFLERKSRPKLTVAMFLEIFLVSLMGICLTFIMFFISMRCTSPTFVAAVFNTVSSLTFLIAILFRMEVVDVRSHRGMAKILGTFISLVGVTIITLYKGPALQNLWGTPIHMKRLSIHENWVKGSILTIASCITLSAWYIMQTFTMRKYPAQMSLTAWISFIGGAQSAVFAFLVQHEPGVWSVKMFGIDFWAITYCGIIGSGLVIFIQLWCMKEKGPVFVSMFNPLQTLIVAVLAYFVFGEKLYTGSILGGVTVIIGLYLLLWGKEKDESYIKGQELEEIKVADKEEVASAVKEEP
- the LOC107923767 gene encoding WAT1-related protein At4g08300-like; this encodes MACTFMATLERYKPHLIMFLTQISYAIVYFFTEAAFSQGLNPHIYVTYRFCLSACLMFPFAYFLERNSRPKPYVSTVFGVPFAFSHRSLNYNVCSLFCPLDDKNRICSSLNLHFASLKYTSPTFVATLFNTIPSWTFIIAVILRLEVVNVKNPRGMAKILGTLISLAGVTTITLYKGPAVQRLSAAIVHINRHSGSVHENWVKGPILTVASCITWAIWYILQAITLKKYPTQVSLAAWMNGIGGAQSAVFAVCLQHEASAWSIKMFSVNFWFITYSGICSAVFVCLQIWCMKEKGPVFVAMFNSLQTVMVVVLAYLVLGERLYTGSIIGGFLVIIGLYLLLWGKDREQSYNKSQESHCNEIMVSDMEELASLEKDEP